The segment CTATGTCTAGACCCGTCCATTGATCTGGAGGGAGCTCCTCCGTTATCTCCACTCCCAAGACTGATGCCTCATACGGCCCTCTGTATCCCCACCTATCCCTCGGGGACAGGTTCGGAGTTGTGGGCGCATGTATCTGGTAATTCTTTATCTTGTAATTCTCCACGACCATCCAGTGCCTCACAGAGCCTCTGGGAGCTTCATCGAACCCGAATCCCAAAGAGAACGCTGGCTTCTTCCAAGGCCTTGAGGTCTCCAAGCTACCGGATTTCGCATGCTCTAGAGCAGCCAATAAGTTGTTCCAAGCTGCTTCCACGTGAAGTGCGAAATTGAATGCCCTAGCCCTCATCCTCTCTATAGTCGTCGATGCCCTCACCTTCGGTATGTTCCACTCTAAAGTCATCTTATCCCACGTACCTTGGGGCATCTCTAGTACAGCTGTCTGGGGGAGCTCTATCTTCACCTTACCCCCGTTCTGTATGGCGTGAGCCCACATCCTAGCTATAGGCCCTGCTTCTATCGGGTAGATCTTACCCTTCCAAACGAACCTGACTATAGCGCCCCAGCTGTACTTAGAACGCCAATCTTGAGCTTGTGGGCGAGGGATAGTCGTCTTATTCCAGGGGTGATACTTCATAAACTCACTCATCCCCCAGACCAGCTTATTGCCCAGAGGATCCCTCTCTACTATCAGGCCATCCCACTCATCGTAGAAGGAGGAGTCGACTAGCTCTATGGTCCCTAAATTCATATCAGTCAACTTATCAGTGACGAGCTCCCCGTCCAATATCAGACCGGGTTTCATGTACCTCTTCCTGCCAGCATCATCTATGTTCTTGTATATCTCCTCGTAGCTCTCTCCAAGTGAGGAGTAAGCCTCCGGATCCTCATAGATACCTACGCTGATCAGATTAGGTTTCTCATACGTGATCCCCTGCCTCTCATAACCTATGGAGTTGTAGAAGTTCGCGAGATCCTCCCATATTGTAGCGATGAATTTCGCCCAAGCGGTCAATTTCGTGAGCCTGTATGAGTACTCTATCAGGGTCTCCTCCGTGACAGTCGCACCTATCCCCCCTGGGATCAGTGTCCTGGGATGGGGGTGACTCCCGTAGAACAGCACTCCCATCTGCCTGGCGATCTTCTGCATCTGTAATGCTAAGATGTATATCTTCCCCTGGAGTGGGTTCAGGGCGTCCATTATATCCCCTATACTGGAGAAACCGTGCACATCCGAGTGCTCTGCTTTAGTCCTCTTGGCTTCACCGTACACTGAGGGGGTCAGTCTCGATACTATCACGCCGCTGTAATCGGGGCCAGCTAATATACTCAAGTGAGTCGGATTATCGTATATGTGATCGAGAGCCGCCCAAGCGAGGTTCCTTATGAGCACTCCGAACGGCTTGGGGACAGCGCCTAACGCCATATCATTCGCTTTAGCGGATGCATTTGCGTGAGATGCTGCGCAGACACCGCATACTCTACTGGTTAAATGTATAGCATCGGGAGGCTCCCTCCCCCTGAGGAATACCTCGAAACCTCTGAACATAGCGCCGAAGCTCCAAGCTTCCCTTATCTTCTTCGTGCTCTCATCAACGATAGCTTTTACCCCCAAGTGACCCTCTATCCTAGTTATAGGATCTATGAAGAGCTCCCTCTCCACCATGCATCACCCCTCACTCCTTTCTCTTCTTAGCTGATTCGCTCACAGCGTAGCCTGCTGCGAGTCCAGCTACAGCGGCTCCAGCTAAAGTAGCTGCTAGAGTCGTTACATCAGGCAAAGCTGGGGCTTGAAGTGGCTTGTAGAAGGGCTCGAATTTATCGGGGAAGCCTGGCATCGTGCACCCGATACAGACGCCCCCAGTCCTAGTGGGCCCTCCTATCCCCTCTATCCACCCCACTCTGTTCCAGGGGCAGTTGCTCACAGGCCCCTTACAACCGACTTGGAACAAGCATTTCGGATCATTATCGCCCGGATTGACTCTGAAGTCCCCGGCTGCATAGAAGCCTGCCCTGGGGCATTGTTCATGCACAGTGTTCCCGTAGATGTAGAGGGGCCTCCAGTAGCTATCTAACTTGGGGAGCGGGAGGATACCGTCAGCGGCTAGTATCAGATGACCCAGCACTCTCAGTGTAGCATTACCATTAGCTGGACAACCTGGAACTGCTATAGCCGGTCTCACGTCACTCGTAGGTGATATCTGCACACCCCTCCTCCCCTCTATGAATTTTTTGAACGGTTTAGCTTCCTCCCACCTGCTCACAGCCCCCTTTATCCCCTTGACAGGATCGTCGAAGAAACCGAAAGCTCCAGTGGGGCTCCATCCATCGGCAGCGTAACCCCCGCTCTCTAGAACTTGCGAGGCGACTACCCCCCCGTATGAAGCACAAGTGCCGACGCAGACAACTGCTACTGCTCTCTTCAATAACCTCCTCACCCATTCATTCCCCGTCACAATCCTGCCTCCTTCCTCCCCCAGTGAGAACCACCAGCCGTTGTTCCTAGCGGCTACTTCCTCATCGGGGAACGATCCCTCTATTACTAGAACGTAGGGATCCAGCTCCCCCCTCTCAGCTCTCCTCAGGTATTCTATAGCATCCTCTCCCCACTCGGGCATTATCGTCTCGTGATAGACTAACTTCACTCTCCCGGGGCCTATCGCTGGATTCTCACCGACTAAGACTTGGACGAGATCGGGCGCATCCCCCTCTATCAGGGCGATAGTATCTCCAGCGCAATCTTGAGCTTCGAACCATATCAAGTTCACTCTACCCTGTTTCAGAGTCTCCGCTGCTAATTTCTGAATCCTAGGGAAATCTAACATTATTAGAGAAGAGAGTAAAGCCGAGGCTTTCAAAAAATCTCTCCTACTGATTAAGATCCTCGAGGGGGCGTCATTGACTTCTGGAGATTCCATGAGATCCCGCCCTCTTGAGGGAGACCCTATCGGCATATAATAAAAACTTTCTGCCGCGTAAGATCTAGCAATATTTCAAACATGTGTAGATTCCTCTAACTTTTCTTTTTATAGATTTCCCTTAATGTATGAAGATTATCGATATTGTATTGAGATAGATGTTTCTTATGTAGCTGCATCGAGCAATAAAAAGGAATAGCCGTCCCCAGCACCCTCCAACACCTCATATGATATTGATCGATTACTTCCATTATAAGATTTAATTTTAATGATAAATGTGGGTAGTAGGTATAATGAACAAATTTAATCCATTTATTGCTCAAGTTTTTTAATCAGTGGTTAATAGAGGGCACCTCCATCTTTTAGTATTTAACATGATAAATTATATTCTTAGGATCCATTGAGTATCAATATAGAAATCAATAAATAAAATGACACCATCTATATTCAGGTAAATTCCATATATTCTGAATAAAAACTTATATTGAGGATCTCTAACTTCAATTTTATTTGAATTGTCGCATTAACAAAAATTTCCCGGGAGTACGTCATAGAAGGAAATCTCGCACGACCTCACCCTAGTTAATGATTATACTGCGAATGGTAGACCATGAGTGCGGGTTACCGTAAGGTTTTTTATGTAGCAATTGTTCATTGTATCACGAGGGTGTCCTATGATAGCCCCTGCTACAGTCAAGCTGATGCAGTTCGGGGGGATCGGTGTCTGGGAGATCTTGCTGATAGTGTTAATAGCTTTAATCCTCTTCGGCCCCAGGAAATTGCCCGAGTTAGCGAGGGCAATGGGTGAAGCATTGAGAGAGTTCAAGAGGGCGGCTAGCTCTGTGGAGGAGGGTCAAAAGAGCCCCTCTCAGAGCGAGAGAGTTGAGGGAAAGGTTAGCATCAGGGAGTTGGCTATGAGCTTGGGTATAGATGTATCAGGCAAGACTGATGAAGAGCTTTTGGAGGAGATAAAATCTAGGGTTAAAAGTAGTGGATGAGGATCTATCGGATGATTCTTCTGACATCGGATGTCACTCATTAATATTGAGCTTTAGTTCCTCTAATATTTTGAGGATTATTGAGCACTTCTCCTCGAACTCCTCCTCATCTATAGTATCGATCGCTGGGCAAAGGTCATCCAACTCGCATTCATTAGCTGAGATGTTGAATACGACTGGATAAGCCCTACAGCCTAGGGGCCTATTCTCATATATCTTGCACTTCCCTCCCTCGAGGAAGTAGCACTTCCCATTGACGTTCCTCAACCTATAAAAATCACTCTTCTCCGAGAACTCCTCCCTGCTATAACCTAGCGACTCTATCCTCTCGATATCACTCTC is part of the Candidatus Korarchaeum sp. genome and harbors:
- a CDS encoding twin-arginine translocase TatA/TatE family subunit, coding for MIAPATVKLMQFGGIGVWEILLIVLIALILFGPRKLPELARAMGEALREFKRAASSVEEGQKSPSQSERVEGKVSIRELAMSLGIDVSGKTDEELLEEIKSRVKSSG
- a CDS encoding hyaluronate lyase, with product MLDFPRIQKLAAETLKQGRVNLIWFEAQDCAGDTIALIEGDAPDLVQVLVGENPAIGPGRVKLVYHETIMPEWGEDAIEYLRRAERGELDPYVLVIEGSFPDEEVAARNNGWWFSLGEEGGRIVTGNEWVRRLLKRAVAVVCVGTCASYGGVVASQVLESGGYAADGWSPTGAFGFFDDPVKGIKGAVSRWEEAKPFKKFIEGRRGVQISPTSDVRPAIAVPGCPANGNATLRVLGHLILAADGILPLPKLDSYWRPLYIYGNTVHEQCPRAGFYAAGDFRVNPGDNDPKCLFQVGCKGPVSNCPWNRVGWIEGIGGPTRTGGVCIGCTMPGFPDKFEPFYKPLQAPALPDVTTLAATLAGAAVAGLAAGYAVSESAKKRKE
- a CDS encoding nickel-dependent hydrogenase large subunit, translating into MVERELFIDPITRIEGHLGVKAIVDESTKKIREAWSFGAMFRGFEVFLRGREPPDAIHLTSRVCGVCAASHANASAKANDMALGAVPKPFGVLIRNLAWAALDHIYDNPTHLSILAGPDYSGVIVSRLTPSVYGEAKRTKAEHSDVHGFSSIGDIMDALNPLQGKIYILALQMQKIARQMGVLFYGSHPHPRTLIPGGIGATVTEETLIEYSYRLTKLTAWAKFIATIWEDLANFYNSIGYERQGITYEKPNLISVGIYEDPEAYSSLGESYEEIYKNIDDAGRKRYMKPGLILDGELVTDKLTDMNLGTIELVDSSFYDEWDGLIVERDPLGNKLVWGMSEFMKYHPWNKTTIPRPQAQDWRSKYSWGAIVRFVWKGKIYPIEAGPIARMWAHAIQNGGKVKIELPQTAVLEMPQGTWDKMTLEWNIPKVRASTTIERMRARAFNFALHVEAAWNNLLAALEHAKSGSLETSRPWKKPAFSLGFGFDEAPRGSVRHWMVVENYKIKNYQIHAPTTPNLSPRDRWGYRGPYEASVLGVEITEELPPDQWTGLDIVRAIRSFDPCIACAVHMFVGNRRIEKLFTPIATV
- a CDS encoding YkgJ family cysteine cluster protein codes for the protein MLCPEGCHICCIETEMILTESDIERIESLGYSREEFSEKSDFYRLRNVNGKCYFLEGGKCKIYENRPLGCRAYPVVFNISANECELDDLCPAIDTIDEEEFEEKCSIILKILEELKLNINE